CGGTTCAGGAACGATATTTTGGTGGCGGAATGCAAGAACGAAAATGTTTAAAAACATATCTGAACCGTTTGGAACGGAACGATTGAAAGATAATTTTGTTTTCAAgccctggggcctcatttataaacgatgcgtacgcacaaaagaatgcgtacgcctcgttctacgcaagctttggtatttataaaaagtGAACTTGGCGGTAAAATGTGCGCAtctccacgcaagctctgacccatgcgtacgcacaaaaaaagggaaaagcagaaagtgcgacctcaggaggaaacaggtacaacgacccgaaattggttcaataatcgaagttcaacacaaacataacaccgcgcaatgacgcgcatcaatgacataactgccttaacctaatcctgtttaaaatctaaaacgtgactgattgttgtttcgtgcgcccgtcaaaaaattccatcttatttgatgcgagaaagacatgttgataggctatatgttttgttaattatccacttatggctttcatgcatgttgtgttatttgtcaataatacatCAAGGCTCGAACAtgcttgcaaatggtaggctatataggTACCCATCCGAATCATGCCCAGTCTCGCTGCAAGTGTtgacttgcatcggctttcttgccactggctgaccggactggGATAGCCAACCTTCCGCCAaattttgccagacgtgttaggaggtggaactgcttcatcaccaaactacatcaactttccttacacggtgaacaggcaaataaaaacgcagcaaagtctaatttcccaaatgtgatccgtgctattgactgcaatcatatGCTATAAGAGCACCGAGTAAAAATAAATGTGtctttgttaacaggaagcattttcattccctcaatgtccaagttatatatgtgacacggacatgttgctcacaaatgttggcctgattcatattgagacatactgtagcagcgttgggcgcagactgaatgctggagctgtgcgcgatggtggcttctactgtaggtgcgggcgaatcgtgtttaaatcctgtgtgtaaatcctaaaagaatttgtaaaaatttttcgaccatttctaaacattctttacccattcaagttatgttgtaggtgacagtggatatccgctgaaacggtggctgctcacgccatttatgaacccacaaacagtcaatgaagttgcgttttttgtctttcccgctgtttttggcatgttgtccacagacatcaatattcattaagggcgtttcgctgaatatttataagcaattatgggtgtgtcttgaggtacgcacaggtgccgcaaatgtagagtagagatgtagcgcttgcgtagctgcagcgtagttctgccgggtatacttaatacgtcattcattcattaccttcgaccaatcaccaggctacattggctttattaatgactctgcccaggcacctgccttgttgctttcaggtgccgattttcgaTGTTCTCCCTCACGACGAGGGTCACGGTTCATTCGCTTATAGTCGCCTTCACGCTACACGTTACTTCCTAATGCCATTTCAATGTTGCATCAAATTCTTAGCGGACGTAGTCTACGAACTCGAGTACCGGGAGTCGGCTAGCCTACAACCAATGCAGTAGGCCAACTCAGGACGCGGAAAACACAGCGTCGTCGCAGAAGAGGCAAGTTAACAGTTTACTGAAAGATCTTTACCTCGTAGCACTCTGGTTTCATGCGCCTAGATAGCTCACTCTTTGTTGACTTCTGCAAGCCCTCACAACCCGCGTCAAATGTGATGCAGCCTGATCTGGGAATCTCTCGCTTTCATGCGGTTTATAATCCACGGATAATTCGCACTCTTCCGTAATTGCTCTAACCCGTCGAGAGGGTCTATCTTCATACCTCAGGCTAGCCCAATTCAAACAACATTTACGTTAGAAACGCCGattcaactaggcctacattcctAGCTCACATTTCTCCACAAACACTCGTTATAGGCCATGTTTTGTTTGCACTATCTTAATCAGGCGTAGCCAGTAAAGGCATGTTCACATTCGCGTATGATACGACGGATTTCGACTAGCTAGCTGCTATCGGTTAACACGTTAGCCCGTCACGCTTACTCAACGCGATTACCTAAACTTTAGCATTACGCTCATTTACACCTTTAACTCGTAATGATAATCGCCGGCTTCACCAAGCGTTACTACAATCAACGCATGTGTAAAAGTTATTCCAGTTAATATTCGTGACATTTTGCCACGGCCCCGGTTTCGCTAATTAGCCCGTCTCTGTTGGCTGTGTTGTGGGATTCGCTTAATGCTCCACTGGCGTCGGTAGTGGTAGTTTGTCTTACGGTAGGCTTGCTGTCCAGGAGACGGCCCGTCGGCTACAGCATAGAAGCGTTGCTCCAGTCTGTTGCGGTCTATCCGCGTTCTTCGAATTCTTTCCTTCCACGGAAGTAAATCCATTATCGGCAACAGGCCTCGCTGTAGGCTCCTGCACGTCGCTCGTCATTCGTCTCGGATTCTCATATTAATCTACTTCTACTCGCAGGTTACTTAATTATCACGCATCGTCGTCTACTCGCTAATCGACTATAGGTACGAGGCCATGTCGCAGTTTAACTAGCTGCTGGCCTACACAGCTAAGACAAAATACCCAGACTTCGATTTGGACATTCATTCACCTCGGCATATCCCACGGCGCCTGAAGGCAGCAACATTCGGTCATTGCGTGACATTCTCACAGCCTTTTAATCAATGAAATCTTTCTCAGGTAGTCATGACTCATGAACATTGTGGAAAACTTTACAGCTTGTTAAGCCTCATCCAGATGCATAGCCATCACATCACAATCATGATTAGGTTTCAATTATCACCATGTAATCTCAAGTCATCACATCAATCATGCGGTCTCCATAGTAACTGTCAATCATgctgtcttttgaccatgtggCTCGAACTTTATCGTCTTATAGTGGAACTCGTATAGCCGACTCTCACAATCCTAGTCAGAATGTGAGTCTGAATCTTATCCATTCAGCTGTGATTACTGGGAGTGTTCAACCAATACAGAGCGATGGCTCTGCACTCACTGGATAGACCTCACCAAACAGAGCAACGAAATAACcaataatgtagcctaggctttaTCTTCTGGTCTTTACCACATATtggttggtctaagtgttcagaaatcgTTGTGCGAATCAGTGAGGCCTAACTGCATGGAAAAATATGCATCCATAGcttttctgttgcaatcaaaatcaaccaagGAGTGGACGTCACTGTcgttcatctgtccatcatcgtgtAAAGCCTGCCCTGACAATTTAATCAGTATGTTCAGCTCTGGGTTGAAAATAGTTCAGCTCTAACGGAGCTATGCCAGACCTAACTTCCCGCTGGAAAATGATGTAGGCTGGGCCAAATTCGGCTCCATCCAGGCTAGAACTCACCGGCCTctccactgtaggcctacattaacttACTAATTAGCTATGGTTGTACTTGTGGTTACGTATTTTCATCGGTTTCGGTTCTGATATTATCGTTATGTCATTTTACTCAACGTGCAGCCTATCCTACCATGCCTAAGTTTAGTTAATCTCTCATCACGTCATAGACTTCATCGTGTATCGCGTGTCATGCATTGATTCATGGCGTGAAATCAAATTCCTCATCATGGTATGCAAATCCATGCTATACATCTCGGCATAGGCTACTCTCAAAGCTCGGCGTATGAGCGTACGAGCAATCAGCGCATCATGCTGAGCTGCCCTATGTCAGATGGGCGATTGTTCTCGTGTGTCGAGTTGCGGAAGGCTACCTAGAAACGGGAGCCGCCTTGCCAGTCTGGCCTGCAGAGAAGGTCCACATTCGCAGGTATTCGTCTGGTCTCTCTCAGGCTAACGTCGGCCTTGCACTGTAGCCTCTGTTCATAAGATTATACAGTCGCTGACTAAACTCCAAGGCCGGTCAGATTGAGTCATACAAGAGCCACGGTGCGTTCCAGTCAACTGCATCATGCTACGTTAGGTGCTTATCTTGGTAAACAACTTGTAAATCATTGTACAATCTCCAATGAAAAGAGGGCAATCGGGGCACAGATTGCAGGACTTTTCTTAAACTCATGCCTCAGGCGGCGTACTCAGGTGTTGAGCTACCATATTAGTTTCTCTCACAAATGTTGATCATGCACTATCGCTCGACCATAAGCATATATCTTGTCATTGCATTAGTTCATTCAACTAGTCATGCTATCATATTCCATTGCATAGCATCACCTTATATCCATaggttaaagagaaactatacaggattggcgatttcacctggtttcggtttcgtttttagttttcgctcgttttatgcttgcattttctctgcagagcttccccgacagctttagcgtgtatatctatacatgtataggctatatttaaataaattgcaagcgtggtttctCGTCCCAGttttccagatgtaaacaagtagcgatcgtctcctgcagaaagtggcatagggtctctttaagtattAACCGTTGGTATCTTCCGGCTCGTGAAAATCCTTCGAATGTCATAGGCTACAATTACATGCCCACAAGTGCCAACGTTCCATCAAATACTTACTCGCTCGTTTGTTTTGGCATATCGCATAGTTACGCATGTCCTTGCTTTTGCTTTCTCAGAGGCATTAATGCGTGTCGGATGAGATTCCTTTTGCTACCTCGTAAAGTTTCTGATTTCGTTCTGCTAATGCACCTTTATCGGTCGTCCTTCGAGGGGTATTCCGAGAGCAAGGAGCTTAGGGTTAACTCGCCTTCAAACCTGCTCTCAGGTCTGATAGCTTCATCTTTATAGGATGGTAACCTCTCCCTGGTAGCCATAGCACATTGTCATGAGTTACACCATCATGATTCTAATCTGCCATGGATCCCCTTAACACCAATACGCTTTCTCCGGTaaattttcatttaagcaagtTTCCTTGCCTTCTACCCACCCGTATACCTCATTCTCATTTTTTCTCGCAAGCTTATCAATCATCCATAATCATCATCCATaatcacaatcatcatcataCATCATCCATAATCAaccatcatccatcatcatcatccatcattatctatcattcatcatcatccgtaatcataatcatccatcatcatccatcattatctatcattcatcatcatccgtaatcatcatcatcaatcatcatcatcatcatcatcataaatcatccatcatcatccatcatcatccatcatcatccatcatcatccatcatcatccatcatcatccatcatccatcatccatcatccatcatcatcatccatcatccatcatcatccatcatccatcatcatcaatcattcatcatcatccataatcataatcatcaatcatcatcatcatcaatcatcatcatcatcatcatcattcatcatcatcaatcatcaatgATATCAATAGACTCATGGCCAACTCGGGCCTTCGACTCATGGCCAACTCGGGGGCCCCCCATTCTATCTATTTACACTCTAGCCTCACTCTATCTACACTGTCTATCGGCACATGGTTATAGTTCTGTAAATACAAACACTTCCTCAGCAACAATGAGCATTTCATAATCCTCATACCTTTACTTGCAAATACTGGTGGTGGTTACTTAACTCAATTCTACTTTACTCAGTTTCTTGCTTTATACTGGACCCCAAGAATTACCTCAACTCGCACAGCCGGCACCTTAAATAATGGGTCCAAGCAGTGGTAAATTATCCCATGTCCTCACTGCCCTTTCTTCAGTCTCATACGATCACGAAATCACTCAACTGTTATTAATCACTTATCACTTCTCAATCATTATCAATAGTCATCATCAATCCTCATCAATCGTACCAATCGACTCATGGCCAACTCGGGCCTTCGACTCATGGCCAACTCGGGCCTTCCACTCGTACAACAACTTGACCTGACTCGACTTCAGTCGTACAAAACAATTAAAGGGTGCTAGGCCTTCTTGATGCCCCTTTCCAGGTTAGTCGTTTTCATTTACTTATAGTATCACATGTCTTCTAATCATTCATTATATTCATTGAGATCACTTGGCCTGTAGCTAAGGACTGCCCTGTGGATCTTCAGATCTAAAGACGGTCAAGTGATGCCATTCGGCTAAGGCTTCTATGCCAATTTATGACTTTCTTCATATACCTacattctctcgctctttcagtttaacaggataataAAACATAAGCTGTTTAATATTGTTCTTTATTTCAGTGAAGATGATCCAGCTAAGCTTCCAGTAACCTTCTTATTTTTGGGGGTAGGCTTCGCCCTCATGCAGTGAAGACGATCCAGCTAAGCTTCCAATGGGTAACTTATTTTTGGGGGTAggcttcgcccctgcttctcgttccggcaggatttgccagggtccgcacactcagtgacctggacctaggacggggcctacgccaaagactctcattgttgctaatttctattctgattaaaatctttgttaacttcagttatgtctctgagtattcctggctgaacttgatttataaagggaaattggcgtggaacgtgcgtgcgcacggttttattaatcagaatatttctgtgcgcacgcactttctgagttttgagcgcacgccatcttctggcgtacatcctgcgcaaagttttataaatgaggcccctggtgattggacccagcagatgtggacaggaagtaggagagatagatgtgcaggtttcctgtctgagctgcagggcgaaatccaaatcgccggcagatcgggcagggtttacccagcctagaaTAAAAAATCATCTTTCTTGTGGAAATTGGAATCaaaggggaactatgcaggggtttttgtttgtttgtttgtttaacttacagtaatttaccttaactgaacagcttcaAAGTCAGTGGAACGGTTATATGTCTTTTATTGTGTGGAATGGTGGCTGTTTTGCTTCCACCTAGCAtctgtgagcggaaaaaaaacacccttgcaACTTTGGGTCGGCGGGCCGGTGCACTGACGAACAGAACTCATGAGTGCTCATGAAAAGgtagactgaccgattgaggagtgttgtgaaatagacacgctaaagctgtaggggaggctctgcagagaaacctgcaagtgtaaaatgagaaaacagcaaagaaatcgccaaacctgcatagtttctctacAAGGCCTTAATTTAAATAATgtggaaaaatccaacctttaaccctcatgttgtccttggggtcaatttgaccccaagcaatgtttaacatcataaaatatatggttcactttttgttttgcttcaagtttcatgtaaatgaatatttgacacattatggatattattattgtaatagtatgagaacatgtacttattatcattattacatatacaagtacatattacatatcagttattttggcaggtctgaaaaagtccaaaaagtcagcctttgggctgttgacactggattggccatattgccagccagggttccacaGTTCataaaggggggtgggggggtgggattgttttgtagggcttttgatggtggttattacactcttgttaagtaccaaccacaaaaaaactgggtaaaaaaaataatttcaatcattttttgagagttttttttagctggggtcaaattgaccccagggataacgaacgtcggtaagatttgaggacaacatgagggttaaagggacacttcaccaattagcattaagctgtgtatctttaaaaaaaaaaaaaaaaacagtcatgtttttgaatggttgtgcatcattccctgagtttgccttgagatgggagaaatacggatttcaatgtaacccatgaataggacttcctgctttcaatgatgtaaaattatgatttctacatcattgaaagcaggaagtctaaCATTgaaaatccgtatttctcccatctcaaggcaaactgagggaatgatgcaagaccattcaaaaacatgtctggttttctaaagatacaaagcttaaaggaacacttcacagttttttcatattaaactacgttattcccttaactaagactaGTTGATATACCTCTCAACTCATCTCAACGTTctacactcactggctctggcgcgcggcgcaactttgatagcacttagctagcccaatgcattcattaggagatgaagttagaagcgaccaaacacctccatgttttccctattaaaatacagttacacgagtagtcacacgaccaggtagggtgagacaaaataaaacgtggtgcatttgtaagcagttaagagggataactatattgtgtggcgcagtaatatcctcactcttgcactttcagtttcactttgtagtgaggatattactgcgcagagtctaagtgctcccaatgttattccgccacacaatatagttatcccttttacctgcttagaaatgcaccacgttttattttgtctcaccatacttcatctctgtttggatctctgtttggatcctaatgaatgcattgggctagctaagtgctttCAAagtcagagccagtgagtgcacgcattgaaacgtgagaggtatgtatcaactcgtcttagttaagggaataacgtagtttaatatgaaaaaacggtgaagtgttcctttaatgtaattggtgaagtgtccctttaaggataccattttctttgtgaaaagTGAAGTTTTGATAGTCTATTTGGCATGATTAAATATTATGAATTCAAAGATATACCAAGAatgttgaattaaaaaaaacctaCAATACTTAATACATTGAAATGTAAATATGCTGTAAGCATGCAGTTTATTGGCATATATTTTACATCATATTCTGCTCTAAACATCCAATTAAGTAAAGTTTTGATAGTCTATTTGGCACAATTAAAGGATTATTAATACAAGAACAAGATTTGTTACTGACCATATGGAACATCTACTCAGTATCATATAAGTACATCAGTATTATACAATATACAGAATATACAATGTATGAAAGTTCAATCTGCTTCTGCCCCTTTTCACTCATTGGTCATTGGACTCTTCATCGGACCCTGAGGGACTAATTGAGAACCTCCTGAGTATTCCGAGGTCGGACAGCTTCTCTCGGAAGCTTCTACACAGGAAGAAATAGATGAGTGGGTCCAGGCAGATGTTGGTGGCAGAGAGCCAGAGGGTGAACTCCTTGGCCACCCTCAGCGATTCCCTGATGCAGCTGTGCTTTTCTACCTGCAGCAGCGTGTAAGGGATCCGTATAATGTGGTACGGCGCGAAACAGACCAGGAAGACCACGAGCACGATAAACACCTTCACTTTGGTCTTGCGTTTCCTTTCCTGATTTGTGCTCCCAGACCTGCGGTATGACCGCATCACCTTCCAGCCTATGCACACATAACAGAACCCGATCACAACCAGCACGATCCAAAACAGACAGTTCACCGCCAAGTTTAGAGCCTGGTGAAAGTCTCTTCCCGCTTGGGTCTTCATCTCCATGCAGAACTCCAGGGACGTGTCCGAGGGCTCCCGGCTGGTCAGCGCTATCGTGGGCAGGACGGCCGTGGCCAGCAGCACCACCCAGGTGGCGGCGGAGACGACCCGGCCGAAGAGCAGGCTCTGGTGCAGCCGGCTGCCGCACACCTCGGGCCGGACCACCTTGAAGAAGCGGTCCAGGCTGATGAGCCCCATCAGCACGATGCTGATGTACATGCAGTAGTAGAAGAGGACGCTGCCGTAGCGACAGGTGAACGCCCGCAGGCCCAGAGGGGCACCGGGGAGGTCGCTGGCCGTCCGCACCGGCAGAACCAGCGTCATGAGCAGGTCGGCCGCCACCAGGTTCTGCAGGTACACCATGAAGGTGGACTCGGTTCTGAGCCGCAGCAGGATCCACAGCACCGTGACGTTCAGCACCAGAGCCGGGACGCAGAGCAGGAAGAAGAGGCCTGCCAAGATCTTGGTGACCACATCCTTATCGATGCCACAGTCCTCTTGTGCTGGAGACGGGCCTGTGTATTCCAATGCATTCATTGTATCTAGACCAGACAACAGTCACATAAAGCCAAAGTGTGTCAACAGATGTCTGAAAGGCATAAGGACCTGATCCACTGTAGACGGTTGCATTTGTATGGAGGCGTTTGCATATTTGCTATTTGCATTTAAAATATTAGTGGTTACAGAGCAGGTTCTATGTAAAACATGGAGCACAGTATGCTTTTCTGTCTATATTGCATAACGTCATACCTGCTCTTACACAACATGCCTGCTCGTCATTATCACATTTAAATCGTCTTGGTTAGGCCTCATCATTAACACAACACTCTCCAGGCAGAATGGTGACTTACGGCGAGAAGAAAGTTGGGGATACTTAAAATCCGCTGCCTCTCATTAGCCGAGAGCACGTTGTCCTCTAGACATGAGCTACTTGTGTAACGGTCTGTTTGTGCTttaggatgtgtttgtgtgtgtgcgtgttgcggAACTTTCCTGCATCACAATCTGATGTGATAAAATTTTGGCATCCTGTTTGTAGAGAACATATGTGGGAAAGTGTCAACAACTTAATGTAATTGAGTCATCATGACTCAGGGATGCAAACAGCTCGCTTTTCGGCGCCTCCCGCTTTTTTCACGTCGCTTTGTGGGACTTGTGTGAATCATGCAAATCCGAAGAGTTTTttttagagggggggggggggggggggtctgtagatAATTGAGATGCAGTAAGTGAAGAAGAAAACAATTCTTTCTACTTCGAAGTTGTCCATTGAATTGCGTGTGACAAGGGGAACCATCTAATGACATCAAAGAATTCACTGAGGGTAGCGACGGAGAACGGTAGAAGTCTACTTTGCCTATGGATAACCAGATTACGCACCTTTACGCATGTCCTCCGCTTGCCATGTGGATAAAGTTAAGTTCGTCATGCACACACCTCTGGATGGGTTATAAAAGCTGACTCTGCTGatatcatcaataataaaatcaggattaagatcagatcaaacagctctgtctaccgtaacatgtccaaaaatagcctTTGTCTTTTAAGTGTCGGGAGGAGCACATGTCTACTGTGGAGCATaacctagaattgttttttagactatgcctacttagcctattatgggaagacaattacgtgagtgaggctaatttgtcatgttatgttgtttagtagttgtattggaaatcatggccttattgtagtagttgttaatttatgtcaacatcgtttgaattgtagcaatgtggctaatcgcgattagcataattttggtttagcccttataattttttgcatttagattaccaaccaactatatcctctttttgtattggcctactatgtttggattagatgtagctggcagtgcagcaacctgccttgacaaaaaaaaacttgtaggagtgtatgggacttgcataaagaatagctatagtatagaatatagaacacaataaagcaatgttgagaagagctagtcttatagaggagctggttggacattagcttataaaaaatagtattcccatcatttgtttgtacttggcaGTAATTGTTTTGTCTATATTATTAGTGGTGTGCCAATATTTCACTGAAACCTTAGAATGTGTAGGCATGGGCTAATAGGCTATGTACGCCTAAACAGCAAGTTAAGGGGGATTTTGCAATTTGCAAaaatcattttggacaaaacaaaaaaaggttgcacTGGGTGTTCTTTCAAGATTTCAGTGCCCAAACATTACTACGATGGCTTTTTTTCGGCATACACTGCATGCTCAAGGTGCAATAGTTtgccaagatgatgatgatggtacagcaactttgactcagagtaaaggtaggctactgaacatcatgacccccctacattcaccgtagtgaccatataggccttcctccaagatgctcgatacccataatgcaccaccCCACGGCCACCGGCGCCACACTGCGCACCTAAgcacacctccccccccccccccccccccccgctccgaggctctctcttttttgaccacatgtgtgtttgcatccctgaTGACTTAAACACAGTTATTACTTCTACTAAGATGGATTCATTGGTCAAGCGATGATTTTAAATGATGAAAGCACATTTCACTTTGAAAGCATTGCTTTAGCAGGGCATGAATGGGACTCTGggaagtgtaactgcaccctaaaatatgtgttttgagctgttgattgattgaaattactcataactGGTGActtacactattaccagggttaatattgacaaaaattgtgtttcccgagaaaagtaacattttgtatgattttgtactggagatatagctctccgctacagtacagtatgttcctattcaagtgaatggggagcactgatctataaagaatacctggatagactatctcattgttgctgacccatcaacaatgaagccaatggaactgtcccgagtggtcccataatggcggcgaggtgttccaattccattgttgcagaacggcaacattcttttactgtcttttactgtctatgcattcctatggcaagtggtcccataatggccgcccccatgtaggcttcagaattttgacgtagatgctctatccaggtattctttatagatcagtgatggGGAGGCATACAGGAGTCCTCCATGCTTTCCCCAGTCACAGCGCCCTCTGTAGGTTCACTTGTGCATCTCAGCTTATACTCATAATACACTCAATCCTGCAAAGGAAGGGAGCTCTTCTGTGTCTCAGCTTATACTCATAATACACTCAATCCTTCAAAGGAAGGGAGCTCTTCTGTGTCTCAGCTTATACCACAGACTCTATACAATaggattatattatattatatagggTATATAGGTATAT
The Sardina pilchardus chromosome 13, fSarPil1.1, whole genome shotgun sequence genome window above contains:
- the LOC134099248 gene encoding P2Y purinoceptor 13-like, coding for MNALEYTGPSPAQEDCGIDKDVVTKILAGLFFLLCVPALVLNVTVLWILLRLRTESTFMVYLQNLVAADLLMTLVLPVRTASDLPGAPLGLRAFTCRYGSVLFYYCMYISIVLMGLISLDRFFKVVRPEVCGSRLHQSLLFGRVVSAATWVVLLATAVLPTIALTSREPSDTSLEFCMEMKTQAGRDFHQALNLAVNCLFWIVLVVIGFCYVCIGWKVMRSYRRSGSTNQERKRKTKVKVFIVLVVFLVCFAPYHIIRIPYTLLQVEKHSCIRESLRVAKEFTLWLSATNICLDPLIYFFLCRSFREKLSDLGILRRFSISPSGSDEESNDQ